The following proteins come from a genomic window of Acomys russatus chromosome 17, mAcoRus1.1, whole genome shotgun sequence:
- the Hdac10 gene encoding polyamine deacetylase HDAC10: MGTALVYHEDMTATRLLWDDPECEIECPERLTAALDGLRQSGLEQRCLRLSACEASEEELGLVHSPEYIALVRKTQTLDKEELQTLSKQYDAVYFHPNTFHCARLAVGAALQLVDAVLTEAVHNGLALVRPPGHHSQRAAANGFCVFNNVAIAAKHAKQKYGLQRILIVDWDVHHGQGIQYIFDDDPSVLYFSWHRYEHGRFWPCLQESDADAVGQGRGQGFTVNLPWNRVGMENADYLAAFLHVLLPLAFEFDPELVLVSAGFDSAIGDPEGQMQATPECFAHLTQLLQVLAGGRICAVLEGGYHLESLAQSVCMMVQTLLGDPTPPLPGLMVPCQSALESIQSVRTAQAPHWTSLQQNVAPVLSPSTHAPEGRSLPLLAESHTCTVAEDALSPLLDRLCLRPTPPVCTAVALTVPGAALALPAGVLHQEGSVLREETVAWARLYKSRFQDEDLTTLGKILCLLDGILDGQVRSGLATTTALATAATLDVVIQRCLFHGAQRLLCVALGQLDRPLDLADDGRILWLNIRGKEAAIWSTFHVSTPLPQTTGGFLSCILGLVLPLAYGFQPDVVLMALGPAHGLQNAQAALLAATLRGPVGGRILAVVEEESILHLARTLAQVLHGEAPPSLGPFLMASPEESQALMFLKAQLEPRWKLLQVAGPPPGPCSPVA, encoded by the exons ATGGGTACAGCACTTGTGTACCACGAGGACATGACAGCCACCCGGCTGCTCTGGGACGA CCCCGAGTGCGAAATTGAGTGTCCGGAGCGCCTGACTGCAGCCTTGGATGGCCTGCGGCAGAGTGGCCTAGAACAAAGGTGCCTGCGTTTGTCAGCTTGTGAGGCATCAGAGGAAGAGCTGGGCCTTGTCCACAG CCCGGAATATATAGCCCTGGTGCGGAAGACCCAGACCCTGGACAAAGAGGAGCTCCAGACACTGTCTAAGCAGTATGATGCTGTCTACTTCCATCCG AACACTTTCCACTGCGCCCGGCTCGCCGTGGGGGCTGCCCTGCAGTTGGTGGATGCTGTGTTAACAGAGGCCGTGCACAATGGGCTGGCCCTGGTGAG GCCTCCAGGGCACCATAGTCAGAGGGCGGCTGCCAATGGGTTCTGTGTGTTCAACAATGTGGCTATAGCAGCCAAGCACGCCAAGCAGAAATATGGGCTGCAGAG GATTCTCATTGTTGACTGGGATGTCCACCATGGCCAGGGCATCCAGTATATCTTCGATGATGACCCCAG TGTCCTTTATTTCTCCTGGCACCGCTATGAGCACGGACGCTTCTGGCCATGCCTTCAAGAGTCCGACGCAGATGCAGTTGGGCAAGGGCGGGGCCAAGGCTTCACTGTCAATTTGCCCTGGAATCGG GTTGGGATGGAGAATGCTGACTATTTGGCTGCCTTCCTGCATGTGCTGCTTCCGTTGGCCTTTGAG TTTGACCCTGAGCTGGTGCTGGTCTCAGCAGGATTCGACTCTGCTATCGGGGACCCTGAG GGGCAGATGCAGGCCACACCTGAGTGCTTTGCCCACCTCACACAGCTGCTGCAGGTGCTAGCTGGTGGCCGGATTTGTGCTGTGTTAGAG GGTGGATACCACCTGGAGTCCCTAGCACAGTCAGTGTGCATGATGGTGCAAACACTGCTTGGTGACCCCACACCTCCCCTTCCTGGGCTCATGGTGCCATGTCAGAG TGCCCTGGAGTCCATCCAGAGTGTCCGGACAGCCCAGGCCCCTCACTGGACAAGCCTCCAACAAA ATGTGGCTCCAGttctgagtcccagcacccacgctcCTGAAGGgaggtctctgcctctgcttgccgAGAGTCACACATGCACAGTAGCGGAAGATGCACTGAGCCCCCTCCTGGACAGACTATGCCTCCGCCCTACACCCCCAGTCTGCACAGCTGTTGCTTTGACTGTGCCAGGTGCTGCTCTGGCCTTACCTGCTGGAGTGCTCCATCAGGAAGGGTCAGTCTTGAGGGAGGAAACCGTGGCCTGGGCCAG GCTATACAAGTCCAGGTTCCAGGATGAGGATCTTACCACCCTGGGGAAGATTCTGTGTCTCTTAGATGGAATCCTGGATGGGCAG GTAAGAAGTGGCCTGGCAACCACAACTGCCCTTGCCACAGCAGCAACTTTGGATGTGGTCATTCAGCGATGCCTATTCCATGGAGCTCAGAG GCtgctctgtgtggccctgggacAGCTGGATCGACCCCTGGATCTTGCAGACGATGG GAGAATTCTGTGGCTGAACATCCGGGGCAAGGAGGCAGCCATCTGGTCCACGTTTCACGTCTCCACTCCACTGCCACAG ACTACTGGAGGCTTTCTGAGTTGCATCTTGGGTCTGGTACTGCCCCTGGCCTATGGCTTTCAGCCTGACGTGGTGTTGATGGCATTGGGGCCCGCCCATGGCTTGCAGAACGCCCAAGCTGCTCTCTTAGCTGCAACGCTTCGGGGCCCAGTAGGGGGCCGAATTCTAGCTGTAGTGGAAGAG GAATCCATACTCCATCTTGCCAGAACCCTGGCGCAGGTACTACATGGAGAAGCACCTCCCAGTCTGGGCCCTTTCTTGATGGCCTCTCCAGAGGAGAGCCAGGCCCTTATGTTTCTAAAAGCTCAGCTGGAACCTCGGTGGAAGTTGCTGCAGGTGGCTG GGCCTCCACCAGGACCGTGCTCTCCAGTCGCTTGA